Proteins from a genomic interval of Zingiber officinale cultivar Zhangliang chromosome 2A, Zo_v1.1, whole genome shotgun sequence:
- the LOC122042309 gene encoding alpha/beta hydrolase domain-containing protein 17C-like, whose translation MGNVTSSVAARFAFFPPEPATYEVFPERGGEEGRLRLSGLAPEKNVEVRVVETKAGNRVVATFWRHPAARFTLLYSHGNAADLGQMLDLFHELRAHLRVNIMSYDYSGYGASTGKPSEFNTYCDIEAVYDFLKKEYGVKQEELILYGQSVGSGPTLHLASQLHNLRGVVLHSAILSGIRVLYPVKVTFWFDIFKNIDKIRLVNCPVFVIHGTADDIVNWTHGKRLWELSKEKYDPLWIKGGGHCNLETYPEYIKHLKKFISAMEKLSAKQAKQSSQPPSAITEVKHNKCLRFRK comes from the exons ATGGGGAACGTGACGTCGTCGGTGGCGGCGCGGTTCGCGTTCTTCCCGCCGGAGCCGGCGACTTATGAGGTGTTCCCGGAGAGGGGTGGAGAGGAGGGACGGCTTCGCCTGTCCGGGCTGGCGCCGGAGAAGAACGTGGAGGTGCGTGTGGTGGAGACCAAGGCCGGGAACAGGGTGGTGGCCACCTTTTGGCGCCACCCCGCCGCGCGCTTCACTCTGCTCTACTCCCACGGCAACGCCGCCGACCTCGGTCAGATGCTTGACCTTTTCCACGAGCTCCGCGCCCACCTCCGCGTCAACATCATGAG TTATGATTACTCGGGTTATGGAGCGTCTACGGGGAAG CCATCTGAATTCAATACCTACTGCGATATAGAAGCCGTGTATGATTTCTTGAAGAAAGAGTATGGCGTAAAACAAGAGGAGCTCATCTTATATGGTCAGTCTGTTGGCAGCGGGCCAACATTGCACCTTGCTTCGCAATTACATAATCTGCGAGGTGTTGTCCTCCACAGCGCAATCCTCTCGGGCATACGAGTTCTGTATCCTGTAAAAGTGACATTCTGGTTTGATATCTTTAAA AATATTGACAAAATTCGATTGGTCAACTGCCCAGTTTTTGTCATACAT GGAACTGCAGATGATATTGTCAACTGGACTCATGGTAAACGCTTGTGGGAACTTTCGAAAGAAAAGTATGATCCATTGTGGATCAAGGGTGGTGGTCATTGCAATTTAGAGACTTACCCCGAATACATCAAACACCTAAAGAAATTTATCAGTGCGATGGAGAAACTCTCCGCGAAACAAGCCAAACAAAGCAGTCAGCCCCCATCGGCCATTACAGAAGTGAAACACAACAAGTGTTTGCGATTCAGGAAGTGA
- the LOC122042310 gene encoding ras-related protein Rab11D-like, with the protein MAGYRAEDDYDYLFKLVLIGDSGVGKSNLLSRFTRNEFNLESKSTIGVEFATRSVTVDSKVLKAQIWDTAGQERYRAITSAYYRGAVGALLVYDVTRRATFDSVARWLRELRDHTDPNIVVMLIGNKSDLRHLVAVPTEDSKAYAENESLYFMETSALDATNVDLAFQEVLAQIYRIVSKKAVEAGDETASSVPSKGETINVKDDSSAVKRFGCCSS; encoded by the exons ATGGCCGGGTATCGCGCGGAGGACGACTACGACTACCTGTTCAAGCTGGTGCTCATAGGGGACTCCGGGGTCGGCAAGTCCAACCTCCTCTCCCGCTTCACCCGCAACGAGTTCAACCTCGAGTCCAAGTCCACCATCGGCGTGGAGTTCGCCACTCGAAGCGTCACCGTCGACTCCAAGGTCCTCAAGGCTCAGATTTGGGACACCGCCGGCCAGGAACG GTATCGTGCAATAACAAGTGCTTACTATCGAGGGGCAGTTGGCGCATTGCTCGTGTATGATGTCACTCGACGTGCTACATTTGATAGTGTTGCCCGTTGGCTGAGGGAGTTGAGGGATCACACTGATCCTAACATAGTGGTGATGCTGATCGGGAATAAGTCAGACCTCCGTCATCTTGTTGCCGTTCCTACTGAAGACAGCAAGGCTTACGCTGAGAACGAATCATTGTATTTCATGGAAACCTCTGCACTAGATGCAACAAACGTTGACTTAGCATTTCAAGAGGTCTTGGCTCAGATTTACCGCATTGTCAGCAAGAAGGCAGTCGAGGCAGGTGACGAAACAGCCTCTTCTGTACCAAGTAAAGGCGAAACAATAAACGTCAAGGATGATTCTTCTGCAGTGAAAAGATTTGGTTGCTGTTCAAGTTAG
- the LOC122042312 gene encoding acyl transferase 9-like, with protein MAFTVTKTSEGYVRPAEPTPPGSLTLDWIGRYPTHRGLVDSLHIYKHGQNPAEVICEALARALVPYYPIAGRIVQSEGCEPRIECTREGLWFVATSANCSLADVNYLERPMMLEQNDILPYTELETSPANTLMMIQVTEFTCGGFLIGLRFNHASADGLGSAQVISAIGDLARGLPEPTIKPVWNRDSYPNPKIKPAPLPDLPKLALEYSAVDFPTHYINQLKKQYMEHSNGKWCSTFDIIIAKVWQCRTRAIYSDPDVNIRMCFFASSRHILKIEKGYYGNSIFPVKVSTTSGKVNNLSVVEIVDLIKEAKDQMAVDVLKWANDEFEVDPFGMTFNYETIYVSDWTKLGFSEVDYGWGAPMYCGPFTNNDYIASCILLKAPAPFEGARLIARCVSKEHIDAFNERVNRFD; from the exons ATGGCCTTCACCGTCACGAAGACTTCCGAGGGCTACGTCCGGCCGGCGGAGCCGACGCCTCCGGGATCGCTGACGCTCGACTGGATCGGACGATACCCGACCCACCGCGGCCTCGTCGACTCCCTCCACATCTACAAGCACGGCCAGAACCCCGCCGAGGTCATCTGCGAGGCGCTGGCCCGGGCCCTGGTCCCGTACTACCCGATCGCCGGCCGGATCGTGCAGTCGGAAGGCTGCGAGCCCCGGATTGAGTGCACCAGGGAGGGCCTCTGGTTCGTGGCCACCTCCGCCAACTGCAGCCTCGCTGACGTCAACTATCTGGAGCGCCCCATGATGCTTGAGCAGAACGACATCCTACCCTACACCGAACTCGAGACCAGTCCTGCCAATACCTTGATGATGATTCAG GTTACTGAGTTCACATGTGGTGGGTTCCTCATTGGTCTAAGGTTCAACCACGCATCCGCTGATGGCTTAGGATCGGCACAAGTCATTTCCGCCATTGGTGACCTTGCACGAGGCCTTCCAGAGCCGACCATCAAGCCGGTTTGGAACCGGGACAGTTATCCCAATCCAAAGATCAAACCTGCTCCACTCCCCGACTTGCCCAAGTTGGCCCTGGAGTACTCTGCAGTCGACTTCCCCACGCACTACATCAACCAACTGAAGAAACAGTACATGGAGCACAGCAATGGCAAATGGTGTTCAACCTTCGACATCATAATTGCCAAGGTTTGGCAATGCCGCACCAGGGCTATTTATTCAGACCCTGATGTCAATATCCGTATGTGTTTCTTCGCGAGCTCTCGTCATATTCTGAAGATCGAAAAGGGCTACTATGGCAACTCAATCTTCCCTGTGAAAGTATCGACAACGAGTGGGAAGGTTAACAACTTGTCAGTCGTCGAGATTGTGGACTTGATCAAGGAGGCCAAGGACCAGATGGCAGTCGACGTCTTGAAGTGGGCTAATGACGAGTTCGAGGTTGATCCCTTTGGCATGACATTCAACTACGAAACCATATACGTTTCCGATTGGACTAAGCTCGGGTTCTCAGAAGTGGACTACGGATGGGGGGCTCCGATGTATTGCGGACCATTCACCAACAACGACTACATTGCTTCCTGCATTCTCTTGAAGGCACCAGCGCCATTCGAGGGTGCCCGGCTGATAGCCAGATGCGTTTCCAAGGAGCACATTGATGCATTCAATGAGCGAGTTAACCGATTCGACTAA